One window of Acidobacteriaceae bacterium genomic DNA carries:
- a CDS encoding universal stress protein, which yields MAVIGDAVGLTLDQIVVATDFTPVSEMAVSYAAGFAKWFDSKLTVAHVVDLSAATQMDAGLLGISIDTMRRHSAEKVENLLNDLSLDGVHALGRTLEAHNPAAKVVCLANEIRASLLVIGTHSRTGLNRMILGSFAEGVIHHANCPVLTIGPKVKVPPMEDLPFRTIVFATDLEDDSVQKAGVALAFAQDSLARIYMCHVISHAPRDLTNSLKLQFTAEKRLSKLIPAAAYEWCSPECILEYGNPAEHILHLAEQKRADLIVLGARRNTSWFTHLTQGTVAHVLSEAACPLMTICGE from the coding sequence ATGGCGGTAATAGGAGATGCAGTCGGCCTAACACTCGATCAGATTGTTGTTGCCACGGATTTCACGCCAGTATCAGAGATGGCTGTCAGTTACGCCGCCGGATTCGCGAAATGGTTCGATTCGAAGCTGACCGTTGCTCACGTGGTGGACCTTTCGGCTGCAACTCAAATGGATGCAGGTCTACTGGGGATTTCGATTGACACGATGCGGCGGCACAGCGCTGAGAAGGTCGAGAATTTGCTGAACGATCTGTCACTGGACGGAGTCCATGCTCTGGGAAGGACGCTCGAGGCTCACAATCCTGCTGCCAAGGTCGTCTGTTTGGCGAACGAGATCCGCGCAAGTCTGCTGGTCATCGGAACGCATTCCAGAACCGGCCTGAACAGGATGATTCTTGGTTCTTTCGCCGAAGGCGTGATTCATCACGCGAACTGCCCGGTTCTCACCATTGGTCCAAAAGTGAAGGTGCCGCCGATGGAGGACCTTCCATTTCGCACGATCGTGTTTGCAACTGACCTGGAGGATGATTCCGTACAGAAAGCCGGCGTGGCTCTCGCATTCGCGCAGGACAGTCTGGCCAGAATTTACATGTGCCATGTGATTAGCCATGCACCTAGAGATCTCACCAATTCGCTTAAACTTCAGTTCACCGCTGAAAAACGGCTTTCGAAGTTGATTCCGGCTGCAGCTTATGAGTGGTGCAGCCCCGAATGCATCCTGGAGTACGGCAATCCGGCGGAACATATCCTGCACCTTGCTGAGCAGAAGAGGGCAGATTTAATTGTGCTGGGGGCTCGGCGAAACACGAGCTGGTTTACTCATCTCACGCAGGGCACTGTGGCTCACGTCCTCTCAGAGGCAGCCTGCCCGCTCATGACAATCTGTGGAGAGTGA
- a CDS encoding Crp/Fnr family transcriptional regulator — protein MRLPKGTVLFQQGDPGSSILILYEGQVKLQCTSREGKQSILKIAMPGDVLGLGTVISGTRYEVTAEVLEPATVKSIRKEEFLSFLKRHNELSIPAARVLSEEHKSAFFDERQTVTYPSAASRLACILLDLSRKAPGERGRRCFTMALTHEELANLAGTSRETITRMLGRFRREGWLRVEGSSMTILDPECLIQLVS, from the coding sequence ATGCGCCTTCCGAAGGGAACCGTGCTATTCCAACAAGGTGACCCGGGGAGCAGCATTCTGATTCTCTACGAAGGCCAGGTTAAGCTTCAATGCACTTCGCGTGAAGGAAAGCAATCCATTCTGAAGATCGCCATGCCCGGTGATGTGCTGGGGCTTGGAACGGTCATCTCCGGCACCCGCTATGAGGTGACCGCCGAGGTCCTTGAACCAGCAACCGTGAAGAGTATTCGGAAGGAGGAGTTCCTTTCATTTCTAAAGCGCCACAACGAGCTAAGCATTCCCGCAGCCCGTGTCCTTTCGGAGGAGCATAAATCGGCATTCTTCGACGAGCGTCAAACGGTGACCTACCCTTCGGCCGCCAGCCGACTGGCCTGCATACTTCTCGACCTCAGCCGCAAGGCACCAGGCGAACGCGGCCGGCGCTGCTTCACAATGGCATTGACTCATGAGGAGCTCGCTAACTTGGCTGGAACCTCCCGCGAGACAATCACTCGCATGCTCGGCCGATTCCGGCGGGAGGGATGGCTTCGCGTCGAGGGATCGTCGATGACAATCCTGGATCCAGAATGCCTCATACAACTCGTGTCCTAA
- a CDS encoding universal stress protein, whose translation MNQTIEATKSELPVGLPKFEKVLLCTDFSPASKAAADAAMQLCRGRETHLTVMHVSEYGPMPAITDEALDYVLGLVEEERRKLKSVTDEFVKSGIHAESVMDEGSAAGIIVEHIGRCHIDLAILGTSGANGLDRLLFGSTAESIFRRAACPILTVGPKLGSVAMNTVGRPVIFATDFNDSSLDALRHAASLAEIIGSPLHVVHVLPATANQGTDLVPAIVGDALRLVATRIPPDGSVPQCQILRGSDVSHAVVEYANAQNAAFIVLGIRRKSAIAAHLPPHRTFRIILTAPCPVLTVAYEI comes from the coding sequence ATGAACCAGACAATCGAAGCGACAAAAAGTGAACTGCCGGTCGGATTACCGAAGTTCGAAAAGGTACTGCTCTGCACAGACTTTTCGCCAGCCTCAAAAGCTGCTGCCGATGCAGCTATGCAGTTATGCAGGGGAAGAGAGACGCATTTGACCGTGATGCACGTCTCGGAGTATGGGCCGATGCCGGCCATCACTGATGAAGCGCTGGATTATGTTTTGGGGCTTGTAGAAGAAGAACGTCGCAAACTGAAGAGTGTGACGGACGAGTTTGTGAAAAGTGGGATTCATGCTGAATCCGTCATGGATGAGGGAAGCGCGGCGGGGATAATTGTCGAGCACATCGGGCGGTGCCATATTGATCTGGCCATTCTCGGTACGAGTGGAGCAAATGGGTTAGATCGACTCTTATTTGGATCAACGGCAGAGTCGATCTTCCGCCGTGCCGCGTGCCCCATCCTCACCGTCGGGCCGAAGCTGGGATCTGTTGCGATGAACACTGTAGGAAGGCCAGTCATCTTCGCTACCGACTTCAATGACAGCTCTCTCGACGCACTGCGGCATGCTGCATCCCTTGCAGAGATTATCGGGTCACCCCTTCACGTCGTTCATGTGCTGCCGGCGACCGCCAATCAAGGGACGGATTTGGTTCCCGCGATCGTAGGAGATGCCCTTCGTCTTGTGGCAACGCGAATCCCGCCTGACGGCTCAGTTCCGCAATGCCAAATCTTGCGAGGCAGCGATGTCTCTCACGCTGTGGTGGAATACGCGAATGCGCAAAATGCTGCCTTCATCGTGCTTGGCATCCGCAGGAAATCGGCTATCGCTGCTCATCTACCTCCGCATCGTACCTTCCGTATCATTTTGACGGCACCATGCCCGGTCCTCACCGTGGCGTATGAGATATAG
- a CDS encoding efflux transporter outer membrane subunit, with product MSTLGTKTRLVIGIPFGLLLGTLLLGCTVGPKYVPPTVQAPAAYKELSPGEMVGGVRWGAANPADALTRGRWWESFTDQELNTLETEVVISNQNIAAAAANYATARAIVREVRSQYFPSLTAGASIGYSRSSVFPAANLTSGTTYAEYSLPVEASWEPDLWGRVRNSVHSAVFAAQADAATLANVRLTVQAQLAMDYYFVRTQDLLAKLLDDTVASDRQTLDLTQTLYRSGLTTDEAVSAAEAQLRSVQVQRESVRIARAQYEHAVAVLLGKAPADFSLSPAVAELIPPAVPVGVPSELLERRPDIAAAERTLAQANAQVGVAKSAYFPNVTLSGTAGFTGLSASDWFTWPSRIWALGPAITETIFDAGLRRATVQQYRSQYDAAIASYRQTTLTAFQQVEDSLVASHVLAGELEQQNQAIAAAQRAFDEATVRYRAGLDPYLNVIQAQQTLLNYQETAVQIRAQQMTAAVQLIQALGGGWKVQQLPTGAMVAKTK from the coding sequence ATGTCTACCTTGGGAACTAAAACACGGCTCGTGATCGGAATTCCCTTCGGTCTTCTGTTGGGAACGCTGCTCCTGGGCTGCACCGTTGGGCCAAAATACGTACCTCCGACGGTTCAAGCACCGGCAGCATATAAGGAGCTCTCGCCAGGTGAAATGGTAGGTGGTGTCCGTTGGGGGGCGGCCAATCCCGCCGATGCTTTGACGCGTGGCCGGTGGTGGGAAAGTTTCACCGATCAGGAATTGAATACGCTTGAGACAGAAGTTGTTATCTCGAACCAGAACATAGCGGCAGCAGCAGCAAACTATGCGACGGCACGTGCGATTGTTCGCGAGGTCCGCTCGCAGTATTTTCCTTCTCTTACTGCTGGCGCTTCTATCGGATACTCCAGGAGCTCTGTGTTTCCGGCTGCGAATCTTACTTCTGGAACGACGTACGCAGAATATTCACTTCCAGTGGAGGCATCCTGGGAACCCGATCTGTGGGGGCGTGTGCGGAACTCAGTGCATTCGGCGGTGTTCGCCGCCCAGGCCGATGCCGCAACCCTCGCAAATGTTCGTCTTACCGTCCAGGCGCAGTTAGCGATGGATTACTACTTCGTCCGGACGCAGGACTTACTGGCAAAATTGCTCGACGACACGGTAGCGTCCGATCGGCAGACGTTGGATCTGACCCAGACTCTCTATCGTTCCGGGTTGACAACCGACGAGGCAGTTTCAGCTGCCGAGGCACAGCTTCGTTCCGTTCAGGTGCAACGGGAGAGCGTGCGCATAGCGCGGGCACAGTATGAACATGCCGTCGCCGTATTGCTGGGAAAGGCACCGGCCGATTTCAGCCTCTCTCCGGCTGTCGCCGAGTTGATCCCGCCGGCCGTGCCGGTGGGAGTTCCATCGGAACTCCTTGAACGACGTCCCGACATCGCGGCAGCCGAGCGTACGCTGGCCCAAGCGAATGCACAAGTCGGAGTCGCGAAGAGCGCCTACTTCCCAAATGTCACCCTCTCCGGAACCGCAGGATTTACCGGACTCAGCGCATCCGACTGGTTTACATGGCCCAGTCGCATCTGGGCACTTGGACCAGCAATTACGGAAACCATCTTTGATGCTGGGTTGAGGAGGGCGACGGTTCAGCAATATCGCTCTCAATATGACGCTGCGATCGCCTCTTACAGACAAACCACGTTGACAGCTTTCCAGCAGGTGGAAGATAGCCTGGTAGCTTCGCATGTACTGGCCGGAGAGTTGGAACAGCAGAATCAGGCTATAGCTGCGGCACAACGAGCGTTTGATGAGGCAACCGTCCGATACAGAGCCGGGCTCGATCCTTACCTTAATGTCATCCAAGCCCAGCAAACGCTCCTCAACTATCAAGAGACGGCGGTGCAGATTCGGGCTCAGCAGATGACGGCAGCCGTCCAGTTGATCCAGGCTTTGGGAGGCGGCTGGAAGGTGCAACAGCTACCAACAGGCGCGATGGTGGCCAAGACCAAATAG
- a CDS encoding biotin/lipoyl-binding protein, with amino-acid sequence MKDKLLFILSGIGILLGCAAAVVFAIQKPAQPPLFNPASNPYAAGIYAEGIVESEQTSGSNISVYPEVPGTVSKIFVNEGQKVHAGQPLLLIDDSVQRATTEQQESQAQAAHALLEELHAQPRKENLEIAVAQVEAAKASLKTTSDELAKQQSAYKEDLRAVSKDALDAAINAELVAKANLNVAQRQYELTKAGAWSYDIRNQERQYEALHRSALSSSALLAKYTLHAPTDATVLTLNTAPGSYISPQGAYDIYTEASLPVLVLGPQQNRLHVRCYIDEILLSRLPAPENIKAQMTIRGTDTKIPLRFERIQPFVSPKIELSDQRQERVDVRVLPVIFSFAKPQRVNLYPGELVDVYLGN; translated from the coding sequence ATGAAAGACAAACTCCTATTCATTCTTTCGGGGATTGGCATTCTTCTGGGGTGCGCTGCAGCTGTTGTCTTCGCGATTCAAAAGCCGGCACAACCGCCACTATTCAATCCGGCCTCGAACCCTTATGCCGCAGGCATTTACGCCGAAGGGATCGTGGAAAGTGAACAAACGAGCGGATCGAATATAAGCGTCTACCCGGAGGTTCCAGGAACAGTAAGCAAGATCTTTGTGAATGAGGGGCAGAAGGTCCATGCTGGTCAGCCGCTGCTTCTAATCGACGACTCTGTGCAACGAGCCACAACCGAGCAGCAGGAATCACAGGCGCAGGCCGCTCATGCGTTGCTCGAGGAGCTACACGCACAACCACGGAAAGAAAACCTGGAGATTGCCGTCGCGCAGGTGGAAGCCGCTAAAGCATCTCTGAAGACCACAAGCGATGAGCTCGCGAAGCAGCAGTCTGCGTATAAAGAGGACCTTCGTGCCGTAAGCAAAGATGCTCTTGACGCTGCCATCAACGCTGAGTTGGTGGCAAAGGCGAATTTGAACGTTGCACAACGTCAGTACGAGCTCACCAAGGCGGGCGCCTGGAGCTATGACATCCGCAATCAGGAAAGGCAATACGAGGCGCTGCACAGGTCGGCACTGTCATCGAGTGCGCTGCTCGCGAAATACACGCTACATGCTCCCACCGATGCGACAGTGCTTACGCTGAACACGGCTCCTGGCAGCTACATCTCTCCGCAGGGAGCCTATGACATCTACACGGAAGCATCCCTACCGGTGCTGGTGCTCGGCCCGCAGCAGAATCGCCTTCATGTTCGCTGCTATATCGACGAGATTCTTCTATCGCGCCTGCCCGCGCCCGAAAACATCAAGGCACAGATGACAATTCGTGGAACTGACACAAAAATTCCGCTCCGGTTCGAACGGATTCAGCCATTTGTTTCACCGAAGATTGAACTCTCTGACCAGCGGCAGGAACGCGTCGACGTTCGAGTATTGCCGGTGATCTTCAGCTTTGCGAAGCCGCAGAGAGTGAACCTCTACCCCGGAGAGTTGGTCGATGTCTACCTTGGGAACTAA
- a CDS encoding ABC transporter ATP-binding protein produces the protein MTYLGEIVYIVGPSGSGKTTLLSMLSGILRPNEGTVTMEGQDIWSLPNDKLADFRLNRIGFVFQDYHLFPRLTTAENVAIPLILRRIPWDQALREAEKYLDVVGLKSRAQLPPVKLSGGEQQRVAIARAMISQPDILIMDEPTASLDGDTGRSILTFVKTNILNGNRCIVVVTHDARINEFATRILTMEDGKLLSGAGSKE, from the coding sequence GTGACCTACCTCGGCGAAATCGTGTACATTGTCGGGCCCTCTGGCAGCGGAAAGACAACGCTGCTAAGCATGTTGTCGGGAATCCTGCGGCCGAACGAAGGAACCGTGACGATGGAAGGCCAGGACATCTGGTCTTTGCCCAATGACAAGCTCGCAGACTTTCGCCTCAATCGAATCGGGTTCGTTTTCCAGGACTACCACTTATTTCCTCGCCTTACGACCGCCGAAAACGTTGCAATTCCGCTCATTCTGAGACGCATTCCATGGGATCAGGCTCTCCGAGAGGCGGAGAAATATCTTGACGTGGTCGGGCTCAAGAGCCGGGCGCAACTCCCACCGGTGAAGCTGAGTGGAGGCGAACAACAACGCGTGGCCATTGCGCGAGCCATGATCAGCCAGCCCGACATTCTGATCATGGATGAACCGACCGCATCGTTGGATGGCGATACCGGCCGGTCAATTCTCACCTTTGTGAAAACGAACATTCTCAATGGAAACCGCTGCATTGTTGTGGTGACTCATGATGCCCGTATCAACGAATTCGCGACCCGAATCTTGACCATGGAAGATGGCAAACTCCTGAGCGGAGCGGGGAGCAAGGAATGA